The following DNA comes from Massilia sp. KIM.
TGCCGCCGGTGGTCAGCACCAGGTGGCAGCGCGCCTCGTCCACCAGCTCGACCAGGGTGCGCTCGATCCCGGCGCGCTCGTCGGGGATCAGGCGGGTCTCGATGCGGTAGGGCGTGGTGATGGCCTGGGCCAGCCAGTCGCGCAGGGCGGGGATGCCCTTGTCCTCGTAGACGCCGCCGCTGGCGCGGTCGGAGACCGACACCAGGCCAATCACGAGTTCGTCATTCGTCGTCGGATTCATCCGCAACTTCCTCGTCGTCGGCGTCCTGCGTCTTGGGCTGCTTGGCCAGGTCCTTCAGGATCTGGAAGATCTCGCGGTAGGCCTTGGGCGGCTTGTTCTCGGCCTGCTCCTTGCGCGCGTTGCGGATCAGGGTGCGCATGTGCTGGGCGTCCAGTTGCGGGTGCTCGGACAGTAGCTGGGTCAGGGCCTTGTCGTCGGCCAGCAGCTTCTCGCGGCGGCGCTCCAGCGCGTGCAGGGCCGCGGTCTCGGCCTTCGAGGCGCCCTTCCAGCTGTCGATGGTGCGCTTGATGATGTCGACTTCTTCCTCGTTCAGGGTGCGCATCATCTTGCCCACGTACTGCAGCTGGCGGCGGCGGCCTTCGTGATTGGTGATGGTCTGGCACATCAGGATCGCGTCCTTGACCTCGTCCGGCATCGGGACGCGCTTGACGCGGTCGCGCGGCTCGGCGATCAGGAGTTCGCCGAGCTTCTGCAGCTCGTTGGACTGGCGCTTGAGCTCAGACTTGGATGGACGTTCGTATTCCTGCTCGAACTCGTTGGACTGGAAGCCCACGGAGCCGCGGTTTGCATTAGGCATGATATGGATGATCCGATTGGCAAGACGGCCAACGGTGAAAACTGTAAACGGCTGCTATGATAACTGTTTTAGGGCTCGCTACGAAAAACACCACATGAACGATTCCTTTTTTACCCACTCCCAGGATCAGCTGAAGCAGCTCGCCCGCGATGTACTGGCGATCGCCCGCAAACAGGGCGCGACCGACGCCTCGGTCGAAATCAGCGAGGGCAGTGGGCTGTCGGTTTCTGTTCGTAAAGGCAATATCGAGACCATCGAGCAGAACAAGGACAAGGGCCTGGGCGTCACCGTCTACTACGGCCAGCGCCGCGGCAACGCCAACACCTCGGACTTCTCGCCCAGCTCGCTGCGCGCCACCGTCGAAGCGGCCTGGAACATCGCCCGCTTCACCGCCGAGGACGACTGCGCCGGCCTGCCCGACGCCGAGCTGCTCGAGACCAAGCCGCGCGACCTGCGCCTGTTCTACCCCTGGCAGATCTCCACCGAGGAAGCGGTCGAGCTCGCGAAGCGCTGCGAGAACGCCGCCTTCGAAGTCGACCCGCGCATCAGCAACAGCGAAGGGGCGAGCGTCTACGTGCAGCAGTCGCACTTCGTGGGTGCCAACAGCCGCGGCTTCATCGGCGGCTATCCGTTCTCGCGCCACACCATCTCGGTGGCGCCGATCGCCGGCAAGGGCAACCAGATGCAGCGCGACGACTGGTACTCGTCCTCGCGCGACCCGTCCCAGCTGGCCCAGCCGGAAGCCATCGGCCGCTACGCCGCCGAGCGCGCGCTGGCGCGCCTGAACGCGCGCAAGCTCGACACCCGCACCTGCCCGGTGCTGTTCGAGGCCCCGCTGGCCGCCGGCCTGATCGGCGCCTTCGTCCAGGCCGTGTCGGGCGGCTCGCTCTACCGCAAGTCGAGCTTCCTGCTCGACACCCTGGGCAAGCAGGTGTTCCCGGACCACATCCAGGTCATCGAAGACCCGCACCTGATCGGCGCCGTCGGTTCGGCCCCCTTCGACGAGGAGGGCGTCAAGACCGTGCGCCGCAAGGTGGTCAAGGATGGCGTGCTGCAGGGCTACTTCCTGTCTTCGTATTCGGCACGCAAGCTGGGCATGCAGACCACCGGCAATGCCGGCGGTTCGCACAACCTCCAGTTCGTGTCCACCAAAACGAAGCGCGGCGACGACTTCGAAGGCATGCTGCGCAAGATGGGCACCGGCCTGCTGGTGACCGAACTGATGGGCCAGGGCGTCAACTACGTGACCGGCGACTACTCGCGCGGCGCTTCCGGCTATTGGGTCGAGAACGGCGTGATCCAGTACCCGGTCGAAGAAATCACCATCGCCGGCAACATGCGCGAGATGTTCCAGCAAATCGTCGCCGTCGGCGCCGACGTGCTGGCGCGCGGAAACAAGTCCGTCGGCTCGATCCTGATCGAGAAGATGGTCGTCGCCGGCAACTGAGGAGGCAGCATGAGCCGATTCATCCGTATCGACAAGGAGAGCAGTCCGAAGACCGTGCTGCTCAACCTCGACCTGATCGCCACCGTCGAGCTGTCCCAGCAGTCCGACCTGCTCAGCTCGGGCAACGACAGCCGCAAGGTCTACGCCACCTTCCTGGCGCCGGACAAGACCAGCATCGCGACCCTGCACTTCGACAGTGCCCAGGATGCCAATGCCTGGGTCAAGACCCACCTGGGCGTCGAACTCTGAGGCTGGCGGTGGCAAGCAACAAGACGGTTGCCACCGACGCCGACGTCCAGGCCTACCTGGATGCCATCCCCGACCCCACGCGCCGGACCGATTGCGAGACATTGGTGGGCCTGATGCGCCAACTGACCGGCGAGCCGCCCAGGATGTGGGGCGCGTCCATCGTCGGCTTCGGCAGCTACCATTACCGCTATGAGAGCGGGCGCGAGGGTGACGCCGCCCTGGTCAGCTTTTCGGCGCGCAAGAGTGACATCAGCATCTACTTGAGCTCAAATGCTGAGCGACAAGAAGAGCTGCTGGCGCAGCTGGGCCGGCACAAGATGGGCAAGGCCTGCCTGCAGCTGCGTGCGCTCGCCGAGGTGGACCGCTCAGTGCTGGAGAAATTAATCGTCGAATCCATCGCGGCGACGCGCCGGCAATTTGACGTTTCCGCGAAGAAGTAACTCAGGCCTGATCGATGCGGCTCAGCCGCTGGCCGAAGATGCCCCAGCTGCGGGCTTCGCCGTCGACCGTGGCGCGCAGCGCCCAGCCGGTGCCGATCTTCTCGACGGTCACCTCGGTCTCCAGTTCCTTCGCCACCTTGTCCGCCCATCCCTGGGCGGCGCCACGGCCCTTGAACAGCTCCTGGCCTTCGTAGACGACGGTGGCGTCGAACACGGGTGCAGCAAATACGCTCATCTGATCCTCCAATGAAAAACGGCGCCGGGAGGCCGGCGCCGCATGACGGGTTGCCCGATTACTTGTCCGCGCGGATCGCCTTCAGCACCGGCTGCAGCACCGCCGCGCCCAGGCGCGCGCTGCGCGCGCCGTCCCAGCCCACCTGCGGGTCGGGGTCGTTGGCGTTGTCCTTGAAGGGCATCTCCAGGGTCAGCGACAGGCAGCCGAAGGCATGGGTGATGTGCGGCGAACCCATGGTCAGGGTCTCTTCGGTGTAGGGCGTCTCGCCATAGCCGTGCACGTCCTGGAAGTCCGGGCTGGCGATCTTGAAGTCTTCGATGAAGGCCTTCTGGCGCGCCGCCTGCTCGGCCGTGAAGTTCGGCAGCGACTCGCTGCCGGCCACGAACACGTAGGGCAGGCCCTCGTCGCCGTGCACGTCCAGGCACAGGTCGACGCCGGTTTCGTGCATCTTCTGCTTGACCAGGAAGACTTCCGGGCTGCGCTCCATGCTCGGGTTCAGCCACTCGCGGTTCAGGTTGGCGCCGGCCGCGTTGGTGCGCAGGTTGCCGCGCACCGAGCCGTCCGGGTTCATGTTCGGGACCACGTAGAACACGCTCTCCTTCAGCAGCTGGCGGCCAAAGGGATGGGCCGGGTCGAGCAGGGCGTCCAGCATGCCCTCGACGAACCACTCGGCCATCGTCTCGCCCGGGTGCTGGCGGGCGATCACCCAGACCTTCTTCTTGCCCTCGGCGGGCTCGCCGATGATCAGCATGTTGAGGTCGCGGCCGTCGACGGTCGAGCCCAGGTCCACCATGCGCACCTGCTCCGACATCTGGGCGCGGTCCAGCAGCTCCAGGTGGCGCTCCCACGAATACGGCTCGAAGTAGGCGTAGTAGACGCTGTCCATGGCCGGGGTGTGCTCGATGGTCAAGACCTTGCCGTCGTAGGAGGTCGGCACGCGGAACCAGTTCACCCGGTCATAGCTCGCCATCGCCTGGTAGCCTTCCCAGCCCGCCGGATAGGCCGCCTGGGCCGCGTTCAGGAAGCGGATGGTGCAGGGCTCGCCCTGCGCGCCCTGGAGGCGGAAGTAGAACCACTGGATGATGTCGGCGTGCGAATCCTTGCGGATGTTCAGGTCGATGGCGCTGGCGCTCGTGGCGTTCACGACATCGATGGCGCCAGCGTCGAACTGGCTGCTGATCTTGATAGACATGGTAAGTCCTGTGTTGGGAAGAGCGGTAGAAGGCGAGATGATACCGCGTTTGGCCTTAGCGCCGCAGCCCGCCGAAGCGCTCGTAGAAGGCGGCGTCGGCGTCCGGCGTGGCCTCGTCCTCGCGGCGCAGCATGGCCAGCACGTGTTCTTCGGCCAGCGCCCAGGTCTGGAGGTAGATGGTTTTCGCCAGCGCATAGGCTTCAGATCCGGGCCAGGGCTGGGGCAGCAGGGCCACCGGCAGCATCGGGTCGTGCAACTGCACGCGGCGGTAGGCGTGGATCAGCAGGCTGCGGATCGCGAACGCATCCTGGGGCGTGAGTTCGCCCTTGTGCTCCAGCAGCGCCGCCAGGGGCGCGAAGCCCTCGATGAAATGGCGGTAGTCCGCCACCACGCCAGACAGGTCCCAGCCGTCGCCCACCAGCTGGGGCAGGGGACGGGAGCCGACGCCCGGCAGCTCGTCGGCTTCGCATACGAAGACCTTGTCCCGGGCTTCGCAGCGCTGCAGGATTTCACGCAGGCTGTCGCGGTCGGGCGCGGGGTGGGCCATCATGCCCGGGGCCAGCATCGCATAGCCTTCCCATTGCAGCTCCTTGCGCAGCAGGCCGCGCAGCTCGGCGTCGATGCTGCCGTTGGGCGCCAGCACCAGGGTCCAGCGGCCGTTCCAGTCCAGGCCCGGCGGCGCGTAGATGCGCCGGTTGGCGCGCTCGAAACGTGGCAGGGCGCGTGGCTCCAGCGTGTAGCGGCTGCGCCTTCCCTCGCGGCTGGCTACCAGCCATCCTTCCTGCACCAGGCGGAACACGCTGGTGCGCACCAGCCGGTCGTTCACGCCCAGAGGGGCCAGCAGTTCGATCATGCTGCCCAGCCAGAAACCCCCGCCATGGGGCGCCATCGCGTCCCCGCATAGGGTCATCACCAGCGACTTGTGGCGGGGCGGCTCGAGGGCCAGGAAAGCGGCGATCCACTCGCTGCTGGAGAGTCGTTTCATCAAGCTAATCGGCCGCAATATGATTCAAAATTTTTGTGTACATCCAATTTTTTGTATCGTATTATGGATTGAAGAGGTTTGCAACGGAGACAAGCATGTACGCACAAATGGTGGAGACCGGCCTCAAGAAGGTGCAGACGGCCGAAGACATGAGCGCCGAAGAACAGGCTTTCCAGGCGCGTATCGACGCCGGCATCAAGATCGAGCCCAAGGACTGGATGCCCGAAGCCTACCGCAAAACCCTGGTACGCCAGATCTCGCAGCACGCCCACTCGGAAATCGTCGGTCAGCTGCCGGAAGGAAACTGGGTGACGCGCGCGCCCACGCTCAAGCGCAAGTCCGTGCTGCTGGCCAAGATCCAGGACGAAGCCGGCCACGGCCTCTACCTGTACAGCGCCGCCGAGACCCTGGGCGTCTCGCGCGACGAGCTGCTCGAAGCCCTGCACTC
Coding sequences within:
- the pmbA gene encoding metalloprotease PmbA, encoding MNDSFFTHSQDQLKQLARDVLAIARKQGATDASVEISEGSGLSVSVRKGNIETIEQNKDKGLGVTVYYGQRRGNANTSDFSPSSLRATVEAAWNIARFTAEDDCAGLPDAELLETKPRDLRLFYPWQISTEEAVELAKRCENAAFEVDPRISNSEGASVYVQQSHFVGANSRGFIGGYPFSRHTISVAPIAGKGNQMQRDDWYSSSRDPSQLAQPEAIGRYAAERALARLNARKLDTRTCPVLFEAPLAAGLIGAFVQAVSGGSLYRKSSFLLDTLGKQVFPDHIQVIEDPHLIGAVGSAPFDEEGVKTVRRKVVKDGVLQGYFLSSYSARKLGMQTTGNAGGSHNLQFVSTKTKRGDDFEGMLRKMGTGLLVTELMGQGVNYVTGDYSRGASGYWVENGVIQYPVEEITIAGNMREMFQQIVAVGADVLARGNKSVGSILIEKMVVAGN
- the paaX gene encoding phenylacetic acid degradation operon negative regulatory protein PaaX; its protein translation is MKRLSSSEWIAAFLALEPPRHKSLVMTLCGDAMAPHGGGFWLGSMIELLAPLGVNDRLVRTSVFRLVQEGWLVASREGRRSRYTLEPRALPRFERANRRIYAPPGLDWNGRWTLVLAPNGSIDAELRGLLRKELQWEGYAMLAPGMMAHPAPDRDSLREILQRCEARDKVFVCEADELPGVGSRPLPQLVGDGWDLSGVVADYRHFIEGFAPLAALLEHKGELTPQDAFAIRSLLIHAYRRVQLHDPMLPVALLPQPWPGSEAYALAKTIYLQTWALAEEHVLAMLRREDEATPDADAAFYERFGGLRR
- the yjgA gene encoding ribosome biogenesis factor YjgA gives rise to the protein MPNANRGSVGFQSNEFEQEYERPSKSELKRQSNELQKLGELLIAEPRDRVKRVPMPDEVKDAILMCQTITNHEGRRRQLQYVGKMMRTLNEEEVDIIKRTIDSWKGASKAETAALHALERRREKLLADDKALTQLLSEHPQLDAQHMRTLIRNARKEQAENKPPKAYREIFQILKDLAKQPKTQDADDEEVADESDDE
- a CDS encoding M14-type cytosolic carboxypeptidase, which codes for MSIKISSQFDAGAIDVVNATSASAIDLNIRKDSHADIIQWFYFRLQGAQGEPCTIRFLNAAQAAYPAGWEGYQAMASYDRVNWFRVPTSYDGKVLTIEHTPAMDSVYYAYFEPYSWERHLELLDRAQMSEQVRMVDLGSTVDGRDLNMLIIGEPAEGKKKVWVIARQHPGETMAEWFVEGMLDALLDPAHPFGRQLLKESVFYVVPNMNPDGSVRGNLRTNAAGANLNREWLNPSMERSPEVFLVKQKMHETGVDLCLDVHGDEGLPYVFVAGSESLPNFTAEQAARQKAFIEDFKIASPDFQDVHGYGETPYTEETLTMGSPHITHAFGCLSLTLEMPFKDNANDPDPQVGWDGARSARLGAAVLQPVLKAIRADK
- a CDS encoding DUF1801 domain-containing protein, producing the protein MASNKTVATDADVQAYLDAIPDPTRRTDCETLVGLMRQLTGEPPRMWGASIVGFGSYHYRYESGREGDAALVSFSARKSDISIYLSSNAERQEELLAQLGRHKMGKACLQLRALAEVDRSVLEKLIVESIAATRRQFDVSAKK